Below is a genomic region from Phycisphaerae bacterium.
TCCAGACCGCGCCCTCGCCCAGTTCGCAGAACCAGTAGAGGGTGCCGCTCTCGACCTTCATACCCCAGCGGCTCATATCCATCTGAGGAGCCTCGCCAACCGGGTCGGTGGCGATGTAGCCGTCCCATTCGCCGGTGCCGATCACGCCATCGACCGTGATCGCGCTCGCGCCGGCCGTCATGGCCAAACTGGCCATCAGCACAAGTGCCAGTAACTTTTTCATAGTGCTCTTCCTTTCCTACCTGAAGTCATTCATTTTGTGTGGAGTTGTTCCACAAAAGAGGCCTGCCCGCAGGGCAGACACCGCACCACCTCGGTGGGCGCGGAAGTGATCGACACCCATCGCTCACGAGGTATCGATCCGGCGGGAGATACAACAAGGCGGGGCACGGGAACTATTCCGGCAGTCAAACTGAGTGAATTCATCTGCAATCATCTGGCAATCCCCTCCCAGAGCGTTGCCATAATTCTGACCAGCATACTGATCGACGTGTCTTTCCACCTCGCTTGAACCGTCCGATCTGGTCGTGAGGACGTGTCCCATTCCAGGCAACCCTGAAGAAATGAACGTGACACTTGGCGGGTCACGCCTCAGCGACAAGTCCAGTATAACGGCACCGCGCAAAAATGTCATCAGAATTTTTCCGGCTTTTTGCCAGAACACGTGGCGTACGAATATTTCACTTGTATTACTGTAAGTAATTATACTATGAGGTCTTATGGAGCATTTCATTTGGCAACACGGGATGGATTGGCCATCGAAATGGCGTTGCGGAGCGAACCGGAAAGCATAAAATAGCGTATGTGGGAAGACCGGATACCGGAGGTCCGGCCGTCGGCGTGAGTGGCTGTTGGGAAATCGTCTTGTCGCAGGTGGAAACCGGAACCATAACCGTAAGTCTGCCGCCGCAGTCAATGTGGCGGGTGGCGTGGCGGCGTCTGAGGCGAAGCCGCCTGGCCCTGGTCTGTCTGGGGATTATCGGCCTGTACGTGGCAGTGGCCCTGGCGGTGGCGGCTGGATGGCTGGCCGCCGACTGGCGCGAGCCGGTGGGTCCGCGCTACGAGCCGCCGAGTTGGGAGTATCCGCTGGGGACGGATATCTTCGGCCAGTCGGTGCTGCGCAAGACGCTGTACGGGGCTAAGACGTCGCTGACGGTGGCAGCGTTGGCGTCGGTGATCTCGATTGCCATCGGCGTGCCGCTGGGGGCGATCGCCGGGTATTTCGGCCGGCGGATCGATGAATTGATCGTGTGGCTCTACAGCACGCTGGAGAGCATCCCAGGGATTCTGCTGATCCTGGCGTTCGCGTTCGTGCTGCGGGACCGGGTCTCGGGCCTCTCAGCCGTCTATCTGGCGATCGGCTTGACCAGTTGGGTGGGGCTGTGCCGGCTGATTCGCGGGGAAGTGATAAAACACAAGGAACGCGACTACGTCACCGCGGCCAAGGCGTTTGGCGGGACGGATTTCTATGTCATCTTTCGCCACATCCTCCCCAACGTGTTCCACCTGGTGATCATCGATTTTTCGCTGCGGTTCGTTTCGTTCATCCACGTGGAGGTCATCTTGAGCTTCCTGGGCCTTGGGGCCAAGGAGACGCCGAGTTGGGGTGTGATGATCGACGACGCCCGCCTGGAACTGGCCCAGGGGGTCTGGTGGCAGTTGGCGGCGGCGACGGCGGCGATCTTCTTCATTTCGCTGGCCCTGAACATTCTCGGCGACGACCTGCGGGACGCGCTGGACCCGAAATTGAGGGGGCGCTGATGATCGCCAAGGCCGGGCAGGATCTGGTTGTCGAGGACCTTCGGACGTATTTCCAGACCGAGGAGGGCGTGGCCCGGGCGGTCGACGGAGTGAGTTTTTCAGTGCCCAGGGGCAAGACGGTGGCCCTGGTGGGTGAGAGCGGGTGCGGCAAGAGCGTGACGGCGTTGTCGATTTTGCGGCTGGTGGAAAAGCCGGCGGGTCGGATCGTGGGCGGCCGGGTCCGGCTGGGCGACCTGGACCTTCTGGGGCTTTCGGAGCGGCAGATGCGGGCGGTCCGGGGCGACCGGATCGCGATGATCTTTCAGGAGCCGATGACCGCGTTGAATCCGGTGTTCACGATCGGCAATCAGCTCGTGGAGGCGATCCGGCTTCACCAGGATCTCTCGTCGAGGCAAAGCCGCGAGTTGGCGGCCGAGTTGCTGGGCAAGGTCGGCATTCCGGAACCGGCCGAGCGGCTGCGAAGCTATCCGCACCAGCTTTCCGGCGGCATGCGCCAGCGGGCGATGATTGCGATGGCGCTGGCCTGCCAGCCGGACCTGCTGATCGCCGACGAACCGACCACAGCCCTGGACGTGACGATCCAGGCCCAGATCCTGCGGCTGCTCAACTCGCTCCAGAAGCAGATGCACATGAGCGTCTTGTTCATCACCCACGACCTGGGCGTGGTCGCCCAGAGCGCCGACTACGTCGTGGTGATGTACGCGGGCAAGGTGGTCGAGCGGGCGGACGTGCACGATCTGTTCGAGCATCCGCTGCACCCGTACACGCGGGGGCTGCTCGATGCGCTGCCGCGTCTGGGGCGGCGTAAGGGGGACCTCAAGACGATTCCCGGGCAGGTGCCGAATCCGGTTGATCCGCCGAAGGGGTGCCGCTTTCACCCGCGGTGCGAGCTGTGTCAGGCGACGGGCTCGCGATGCCAGTATGAGGAGCCGCCGCTGGTGGAAGTGCGGCCGGGACATGACGTGGCGTGCTGGGAGGCGGCCAAACGAATCGAGGAGGCGTAGGGCGGAATCTCCAAAAGCAGGAGCCGGCAAACTCGGCGTCTTGTCCGAGTTTGCCGACCCTCCTTTGGCGTGGTTACTCGCGACTAACCACAACTGCCGCCGAGGAAATTGGCGCACCAGCCGAGAACATCCGGGCCCAGGCAGCAGCCCGAACACATACCCGCCACGACCAGCGACACCAGAACCAGCATTCTTTTGGCCATCTTTGCGTCCTCCTGCAAGGAACTCTGTTTGGCAACTGATACCGCACCAGCCCAAACGACTCATCGGCAAACCGGCGGGGGCGGCTGCTTGATGTGCGTCAAGGCCTTTCGGGGAAAAGATTTACGATTCATGAAAATCAATTGGCCCAGCGGCGATGGCCGGTAGAATAGGTGGAACCTGCACTCTCAATGGAGCATCCGGTGATGGAAAACAAGTCACAACTTCAGGAGATGTCGAGCTTCTATCGCTCCCACTTGTTGAACGACGTGCTGCCGTTCTATCTGAAGCACGCGGTGGACCGCGAGTTCGGCGGCTACACGACTTGTTTGGACAACGACGGCAAGCTCATCAGCACCGACAAGTACATCTGGTCGCAGGGGCGCGGGCTCTGGACCTTCGCGACGGTCTACAACCGGCTTGATCGCGATCCGAAGTACCTGGAGGCGGCGCGGCTGGGGGCACAGTTCCTCAAACGCGCCGGGCGCGACGAGGAGGGCCGCTGGGTCTACCGCACGACCCGCGACGGCGTGACGCAGGAGGGCCATGTCAGCATCTACGCCGATTTTTTCGTGGTCTACGGCATGACGGAGTACTACCGGGCCACCGGCGATCTGGACGCCTTGAGGCTGGCATACCGGACGATCAAAGCGGCCTATCAGCGGAGCATTCAGCCGGACTTCGACGCGGTCTGGCCCTACCACGTCGCGCCCGGATGTCGGGCCCACGGGGTCTCGATGATCTACGTCGAGACGGGACAGGAATTCGAGCGCAGCGTGGACGATCCCCAGATCACGCAGTCGGTGGACGACGCGGCCCGGCGAATTCTCGATCTGCACTACAAGCCGAAGTACGGGCTGATTCTCGAGAACATCCGGCGGGACGGCCAGGAGATCGACGCCCCGGAGGGCCGGATCGTCAACCCCGGCCACAGCATCGAGTCGTCGTGGTTCCTGCTGCACTGGGCCAAGCGTCGCGGCCTGAGCGACGAGATGCTGACGGCCTGCGAGATCGTCCGCAAGGCGCTCGAGGTCGGCTGGGACAAGGAGTACGGCGGCCTGTTTCACGGGATCGATCACGTCACCGGCGAGCCGAGCCCGGTGTTCGACAACGCCGACTGCAAGCTCTGGTGGACGCACACCGAAGCCCTCTACGCCCTGATCCTGATCTACGAGCTGACGCGGGAGAAATGGGCGAGCCAGTGGTACGAGCGGGTCTTCGAATGGTCGATGAAGCACCACCGCAGTCCGTGGGGCGACTGGTATCAGCGGCTTGACCGCCAGGGGCAGGTTATTACCAAGGTGGTCGCCCTGCCGGTCAAGGATCCGTATCACCTGCCGCGGGCGCTGCTGCTGAGCCATCAGTCGCTCGAACGGATGCTCGGCCGCACGCCGCAGCCGGATGCGTTCACGCCGCTGGAACAAGTGCCGGCGTCAGAACTGCGGTAGACCGATCGGATCGGCTTGGACAACGGATGACAGGAGATGGCGGCATGAAGGCGGCGACAGCGGTTTTTCCCGAAGTTTTGCTGTTGGTCGATGACCAGTACCTGGCTGGAAGCGAGCACGTGACGCGGCGGTTCCATCAGCCGGCCAAGCACCCGGAGAATCCGCTGCTGGAGAGCGGCCAGACGCCATGGGAGGCCAAGCTCTTTTTGTTCGGCTCGGTGCGGTTCGATCCG
It encodes:
- a CDS encoding ABC transporter permease — its product is MWRVAWRRLRRSRLALVCLGIIGLYVAVALAVAAGWLAADWREPVGPRYEPPSWEYPLGTDIFGQSVLRKTLYGAKTSLTVAALASVISIAIGVPLGAIAGYFGRRIDELIVWLYSTLESIPGILLILAFAFVLRDRVSGLSAVYLAIGLTSWVGLCRLIRGEVIKHKERDYVTAAKAFGGTDFYVIFRHILPNVFHLVIIDFSLRFVSFIHVEVILSFLGLGAKETPSWGVMIDDARLELAQGVWWQLAAATAAIFFISLALNILGDDLRDALDPKLRGR
- a CDS encoding ABC transporter ATP-binding protein; this translates as MIAKAGQDLVVEDLRTYFQTEEGVARAVDGVSFSVPRGKTVALVGESGCGKSVTALSILRLVEKPAGRIVGGRVRLGDLDLLGLSERQMRAVRGDRIAMIFQEPMTALNPVFTIGNQLVEAIRLHQDLSSRQSRELAAELLGKVGIPEPAERLRSYPHQLSGGMRQRAMIAMALACQPDLLIADEPTTALDVTIQAQILRLLNSLQKQMHMSVLFITHDLGVVAQSADYVVVMYAGKVVERADVHDLFEHPLHPYTRGLLDALPRLGRRKGDLKTIPGQVPNPVDPPKGCRFHPRCELCQATGSRCQYEEPPLVEVRPGHDVACWEAAKRIEEA